In the Malania oleifera isolate guangnan ecotype guangnan chromosome 1, ASM2987363v1, whole genome shotgun sequence genome, one interval contains:
- the LOC131166246 gene encoding pollen-specific leucine-rich repeat extensin-like protein 4 yields MKSFKMSWFLILLILSFTFNPSEANNDHEKLPSAAVVGTVYCDTCSQQGFSRTSHFISGATVAVECRDGSSSKPSFWKEAKTNEHGDFKVQLPISVGKSAKKLKDCAVKLISSSETDCAVASSATSSSLRLKSWKEGTHVFSAGYLTFKPLKQPNMCHQNPSRHGSKTLNSRKAVIPEIPAINLSPLPLIPGLPVPLPYLPPLPPLEPDLLFPPLLPPLFPSPPPSIGIPLPPNPFQPPPILPPIPFQPPAPPAFQLPPIIPPIPGFIPPSSPPPPAFPIPLPPIFSPPPGLPGIPGIPPIFSPPPGIPGIPPASSSSSSFSSAEKTSP; encoded by the exons ATGAAGAGTTTCAAAATGTCCTGGTTTCTTATATTGCTCATTCTCAGCTTCACATTTAATCCTTCAGAAGCCAACAATGATCACGAGAAGCTTCCATCTGCTGCTGTTGTTGGTACGGTTTACTGTGACACATGCTCCCAGCAGGGCTTCTCCAGGACAAGCCACTTCATTTCAG GTGCCACTGTAGCAGTAGAATGCAGAGATGGGAGTTCATCAAAGCCAAGCTTTTGGAAGGAAGCAAAAACAAACGAGCATGGAGATTTCAAGGTCCAGCTGCCAATCTCAGTGGGCAAAAGCGCCAAGAAGCTCAAGGACTGTGCTGTCAAACTCATCAGCAGCAGCGAGACAGACTGTGCTGTGGCCTCCTCTGCAACTTCGTCTTCCCTGCGTCTCAAGTCATGGAAGGAAGGAACCCACGTTTTCTCTGCTGGATATTTAACCTTCAAGCCTCTGAAACAGCCAAATATGTGTCACCAAAACCCAAGCCGCCATggatccaaaaccctaaactccaggAAAGCTGTAATTCCAGAAATACCTGCCATTAATCTAAGCCCTCTTCCCCTGATTCCCGGCCTTCCAGTACCATTACCATACCTCCCTCCTCTACCACCGCTAGAGCCTGACCTCCTCTTCCCGCCGCTGCTCCCGCCGCTCTTCCCGTCGCCGCCGCCGTCCATCGGGATTCCGCTGCCCCCGAACCCATTTCAGCCACCGCCAATTCTGCCCCCCATACCGTTTCAGCCTCCGGCACCGCCGGCATTTCAATTGCCACCAATCATACCACCGATACCGGGTTTTATTCCTCCGTCCTCGCCGCCGCCGCCGGCGTTCCCGATTCCTCTGCCTCCGATCTTTTCACCTCCACCTGGCCTTCCAGGCATTCCGGGGATTCCACCAATCTTTTCACCTCCACCAGGGATTCCGGGCATTCCCccggcttcttcttcttcttcttcattttcatccGCAGAGAAAACGTCTCCTTGA